The Paraburkholderia sp. SOS3 genome includes a region encoding these proteins:
- a CDS encoding ABC transporter substrate-binding protein translates to MIIDRLLRPFARRRRTAAALASRLASRRAAAATLAALGAFGILGTLSAVPLAHAEETAICYNCPPEWADWASQIKAIRQSTGIRVPFDNKNSGQAIAQLIAEAKSPVADVVYLGVSSAFQAKDKGVIQPYKPAHWNDIPANMKDPQGYWFAIHSGTLGFFVNKDALEGKPVPRSWADLLKPEYKGMIGYLDPSSAFVGYAGAVAVNEALGGSFDNFKPGLDWFRKLKANDPIVPKQTAYARVLSGEIPILLDYDFDAYRAKYKDHANVEFVIPQEGTISVPYVMSLVKGAPHDANGKKVLDFVLSDEGQKRWANAYLRPVRANEISADAASRFLPASDYARAKAVDFAKMAGKQQSFGEQYLQVMH, encoded by the coding sequence ATGATCATCGACAGGCTGCTGCGTCCGTTCGCCCGGCGACGCCGCACCGCCGCCGCGCTCGCTTCCCGTCTTGCGTCCCGTCGTGCAGCCGCTGCGACACTCGCCGCACTCGGCGCGTTCGGCATACTCGGCACACTGAGCGCCGTTCCGCTCGCGCACGCGGAAGAAACCGCCATCTGCTACAACTGCCCCCCTGAATGGGCCGACTGGGCGAGCCAGATCAAGGCGATCCGGCAATCGACCGGCATCCGCGTGCCGTTCGACAACAAGAACTCGGGCCAGGCCATCGCGCAACTGATCGCCGAAGCAAAGAGCCCGGTCGCGGACGTCGTCTATCTCGGCGTATCGTCGGCGTTCCAGGCGAAAGACAAGGGCGTGATCCAGCCGTACAAACCCGCGCACTGGAACGACATCCCCGCGAACATGAAGGACCCGCAAGGCTACTGGTTCGCGATCCATTCGGGCACGCTCGGCTTTTTTGTCAACAAGGACGCGCTCGAAGGCAAGCCCGTGCCGCGCTCATGGGCCGATCTGCTGAAACCCGAATACAAAGGCATGATCGGTTATCTCGATCCGTCGAGCGCGTTCGTCGGCTATGCGGGAGCAGTCGCCGTGAACGAGGCGCTCGGCGGCAGTTTCGATAACTTCAAGCCGGGCCTCGACTGGTTCCGCAAGCTCAAGGCCAACGATCCGATCGTGCCGAAGCAAACCGCCTATGCGCGCGTTCTGTCGGGCGAAATTCCGATCCTGCTCGACTACGACTTCGACGCGTATCGCGCGAAATACAAGGACCATGCGAACGTCGAGTTCGTCATTCCGCAGGAAGGCACGATCTCCGTGCCGTACGTGATGAGTCTCGTGAAGGGCGCGCCGCACGACGCGAACGGCAAGAAGGTGCTCGACTTCGTGTTATCCGACGAAGGGCAGAAGCGGTGGGCGAACGCCTATCTGCGCCCGGTGCGGGCGAACGAAATCAGCGCCGATGCGGCAAGCAGATTCCTGCCCGCAAGCGACTACGCGCGCGCCAAAGCCGTCGATTTCGCGAAAATGGCCGGCAAGCAGCAAAGCTTCGGCGAGCAATATCTGCAGGTGATGCATTGA
- a CDS encoding substrate-binding domain-containing protein, with amino-acid sequence MTPTIKDVAAHAGFSIATVSRAINAPHTVNPVTLEKVRQSIEALDFRPSPLGRQLRGERNRLIGVVLPTLANPVFAECLQGIDELAAAQGYRLMLMTTQYDAERERHAIETLREQRVEGLILTVADADTHPLLDELDRSGMLYVLMHNDTVRRPSVSVDNRLAAFEGVRMLIAHGHRRVLMLAGTLAASDRARLRHLGYTQAMQQAGLAPAPALEIDFNADELAPSVLAHLTGAHRPTALFCSNDLLAMVVMRGLRRARFDVPRDMSILGFDGLAMGELLAPPLASIGSPNREIGCSAWRRLIGRLDGTYTDASLSLTLPHTLREGATIAAISNSVDTVSTMRAFDATHTAPR; translated from the coding sequence ATGACTCCGACCATCAAGGATGTCGCTGCGCATGCGGGCTTTTCGATCGCCACGGTCTCGCGCGCCATCAACGCGCCGCACACCGTCAACCCGGTAACGCTCGAAAAAGTCCGTCAGTCGATCGAGGCGCTCGACTTTCGCCCGAGTCCGCTCGGCCGCCAGTTGCGCGGCGAGCGCAACCGCCTGATCGGCGTCGTCCTGCCGACGCTCGCGAATCCGGTCTTCGCCGAATGTCTGCAAGGCATCGACGAGCTCGCCGCGGCTCAAGGCTACCGCCTCATGCTGATGACCACGCAGTACGACGCCGAGCGCGAACGTCACGCGATCGAGACGCTGCGCGAGCAGCGCGTCGAGGGGCTGATCCTGACCGTCGCGGACGCCGATACCCACCCGCTGCTCGACGAACTCGACCGTTCCGGCATGCTCTACGTGCTGATGCACAACGATACGGTGCGCCGTCCGTCGGTGTCGGTCGATAACCGGCTCGCGGCGTTCGAAGGCGTGCGCATGCTGATCGCGCACGGCCATCGGCGCGTCCTGATGCTGGCCGGCACGCTCGCCGCGTCGGATCGCGCCCGGCTGCGCCACCTCGGCTACACGCAGGCCATGCAGCAGGCCGGCCTCGCGCCGGCGCCGGCGCTCGAGATCGACTTCAACGCCGACGAACTCGCGCCGTCGGTGCTCGCGCATCTGACCGGCGCGCACCGCCCGACCGCCCTCTTCTGCAGCAACGATCTGCTCGCCATGGTCGTGATGCGCGGCCTGCGCCGCGCGCGCTTCGACGTGCCGCGCGACATGTCGATTCTCGGCTTCGACGGCCTCGCAATGGGCGAGCTGCTCGCGCCGCCGCTCGCCAGCATCGGCTCGCCGAATCGCGAGATCGGCTGCTCCGCGTGGCGGCGTCTGATCGGGCGGCTCGACGGCACATACACGGACGCCTCGCTGTCGCTGACCTTGCCGCACACGCTGCGCGAAGGCGCAACGATCGCAGCGATTTCGAACAGCGTCGATACGGTGTCGACGATGCGCGCGTTCGACGCAACGCATACGGCGCCCCGGTGA